A genomic stretch from Xiphophorus maculatus strain JP 163 A chromosome 14, X_maculatus-5.0-male, whole genome shotgun sequence includes:
- the LOC111611034 gene encoding V-set domain containing T-cell activation inhibitor 1-like: protein MDSLAATSLFSALNFIIIIFISSVSTDQINITAEVGQETFLPCRSPDNKPVLILQWIRSDLGSEYVLLYRNKKINLENQHVMFKDRVDLQDRQMKDGNVSLVLKNVTTDDRGAYECRIIQTETNSRTETVFIINLDVLLPPPDQTNITAEVGQETFLPCRSPDNKPVLVLEWRRSDLGSEYVLLYRNDQIDLENQHVMFKDRVDLQDRQMKDGNVSLVLKKVTTDDRGAYECQIIQTETNSRRKTIIIINLIVTSPGEPDGGNRDGPAGLIGLVLGLVVASVILVIIVVFVCLIRKKKACWSPKSKQSSEEPLQAEQA, encoded by the exons ATGGATTCTCTAGCAGCGACTTCATTGTTTTCGGCTCTGaacttcatcatcatcatcttcatctctTCTGTCTCTACAG ATCAGATAAACATCACAGCTGAAGTTGGACAGGAAACATTTCTGCCCTGCAGATCTCCTGATAATAAACCTGTTCTAATCTTACAGTGGATTAGATCTGATCTGGGGTCAGAATATGTTCTTCTGTACAGAAATAAGAAGATTAATCTAGAAAACCAGCATGTGATGTTTAAGGACCGAGTGGATCTGCAGGACAGACAGATGAAGGATGGAAACGTGTCTTTGGTTCTGAAGAACGTGACGACTGACGACAGAGGAGCTTATGAATGTCGAATcattcagacagaaacaaacagcagaactgAGACAGTCTTCATCATCAACTTGGatgttcttcttcctcctccag ATCAGACAAACATCACAGCTGAAGTTGGACAGGAAACATTTCTGCCCTGCAGATCTCCTGATAATAAACCTGTTCTAGTCTTAGAGTGGAGGAGATCTGATCTGGGGTCAGAATATGTTCTTCTGTACAGAAATGATCAGATTGATCTAGAAAACCAGCATGTGATGTTTAAGGACCGAGTGGATCTGCAGGACAGACAGATGAAGGATGGAAACGTGTCTTTGGTTCTGAAGAAAGTGACGACTGACGACAGAGGAGCTTATGAATGTCAAATcattcagacagaaacaaacagccgGAGGaaaaccatcatcatcatcaacctGATAGTAACGTCTCCAG gtGAACCTGATGGAGGGAACCGAGACGGACCTGCTGGTCTGATTGGTCTGGTGCTTGGTCTGGTGGTAGCTTCAgttattttagttattattgttgtttttgtttgtttgatccGTAAAAAAAAGGCATGTTGGAGTCCAAAGTCAAAGCAGAGTTCTGAAGAACCACTTCAAGCTGAGCAGGCTTAA